A stretch of the Teretinema zuelzerae genome encodes the following:
- a CDS encoding discoidin domain-containing protein has product MSHDAAQIRRPETVHGSLFRTLCSVCLALSFSLFYSCARKPALTGLSVTENATRFEIEVNGRRRGGAMHVPPLYDGTRPYSLVFVLHGASGTGASMRKTASFDAMAEDLEFIMVYPDGKNRRWESPDDTAFFDSMISEFQKKYSIDSARIYAAGHSAGAIKAYQLAACLPGKFAAIAPVAGCVFSDAPRDDLEPVSVLHIHSRNDEDVPFDGVGEWNMLSAQDSVEFWKRVNGVSDGPVIFYDAHGIEGTVWKGERCDTASLFYPAAGHQWPRLASDMIADFFYNHPPRPSRIRMRSESLPVAFGFGSAVELECELENAESVEKVSYFSNGSLVGSVESKPWAFQWTPAVRGVHRLSAKAYLNDGSAASSTLNPFVLITAPASGGAAAGGNASMIPAAGAVSTKAEEEQYEARYAVDGDFFTRWSSGWTDDQSLTVDLGSVHTVSGATLVWETAYAKRYAIEVSADGESWSLAFEKNGGEGGIESVEFSPVPARYLRIRGMARSSEWGYSLWELFVHGE; this is encoded by the coding sequence ATGTCCCATGATGCAGCGCAAATCCGCCGCCCGGAAACGGTTCATGGCTCTCTCTTCAGGACGCTCTGTTCCGTTTGTCTCGCGTTGTCTTTTAGTCTTTTCTATTCCTGCGCCCGGAAACCTGCACTTACCGGTTTGTCCGTGACGGAGAACGCCACCAGATTCGAGATCGAGGTAAACGGCAGGAGAAGAGGGGGCGCGATGCATGTGCCTCCTCTCTATGACGGAACGAGGCCGTATTCGCTCGTGTTCGTTTTGCACGGAGCTTCGGGTACCGGGGCCTCGATGCGGAAGACTGCATCGTTCGACGCTATGGCCGAGGATCTCGAATTCATCATGGTGTATCCTGACGGGAAGAACAGGCGATGGGAATCGCCGGACGATACCGCGTTCTTCGACTCTATGATCTCCGAATTTCAGAAAAAGTATTCCATCGATTCCGCACGGATATATGCCGCGGGTCATTCCGCAGGAGCAATCAAAGCGTACCAGCTTGCCGCCTGTCTTCCCGGAAAATTCGCGGCGATCGCTCCGGTCGCCGGCTGCGTTTTCTCCGACGCTCCGCGCGATGACCTCGAGCCGGTATCCGTTTTGCATATCCATTCGCGGAACGACGAGGACGTGCCCTTCGACGGGGTCGGGGAGTGGAACATGCTTTCCGCTCAAGATTCCGTCGAGTTCTGGAAGCGCGTAAACGGCGTGTCGGACGGTCCAGTCATATTTTATGACGCGCACGGCATCGAGGGGACTGTCTGGAAGGGAGAGCGCTGCGATACGGCGAGTCTTTTTTATCCCGCCGCCGGGCACCAGTGGCCCCGTCTTGCGAGCGACATGATCGCGGATTTTTTCTACAACCATCCCCCGCGTCCAAGCCGTATCCGCATGCGGTCCGAATCGCTTCCGGTCGCTTTCGGCTTCGGAAGCGCTGTCGAGCTGGAGTGCGAACTTGAAAACGCCGAGTCGGTGGAAAAGGTTTCGTATTTTTCCAACGGGAGCCTCGTCGGCTCGGTTGAATCAAAACCGTGGGCTTTTCAGTGGACGCCCGCGGTGCGCGGAGTCCACCGGCTCAGCGCAAAGGCGTATCTGAACGACGGTTCGGCCGCGAGTTCGACCCTCAATCCCTTCGTGCTGATAACAGCTCCCGCGTCAGGCGGCGCCGCGGCGGGCGGGAATGCCTCGATGATTCCCGCCGCGGGAGCTGTTTCGACAAAGGCCGAGGAAGAACAATACGAAGCGCGGTATGCGGTCGACGGAGATTTTTTCACGAGGTGGAGCAGCGGCTGGACTGACGACCAGAGCCTTACGGTCGACCTCGGCTCCGTTCATACGGTGTCGGGAGCCACACTCGTATGGGAAACGGCGTATGCGAAGCGCTATGCGATAGAGGTATCCGCCGACGGGGAATCCTGGTCGCTGGCCTTCGAGAAAAACGGCGGCGAAGGCGGAATCGAGAGCGTCGAGTTCTCTCCCGTGCCGGCTCGGTACCTCCGCATACGGGGCATGGCAAGAAGTTCGGAGTGGGGCTATTCGCTCTGGGAATTGTTCGTTCACGGCGAATGA
- a CDS encoding alpha-2-macroglobulin, with protein MSDTEKNKRKKINLSLVFGTWTPPPYIRFLSNGVSRAFGAAGKFLVRNRKAGFGIAAALAFLAAGFFAFSLWQSRQPKLMEISCEVDGPDTRTDWDDPVPAAYFSFSGSAVPAGEEGNTVEDGITLTPDLPGVWTWVSDSMLSFRPDQDWPVGQTFKVEFAKNYFPDHFKITRTVEFSTEEFRISVRDCEFHIDPENAEVKRVLATVSANWPLDPETVEKNIVIKPDMKADSGTLANREYRASVSYDKDRLNAYIVSEPVGMPVDSVTMTVSAKKGIASSFGGNKTAEDSQASTTIPGMVGFMEIYSIETALVKTPEERYRRVIVLSGNGAVSAKEIAKRTRAWILPVDRPDLPGIKGEKNSSWGMIDLVTQSVLDVSEPLELVPQPNALENNEVNSFSFEAPAGRHVFVRVDDGLEFYGSYRQKGERKSLFRVEEFPREIRILSEGSIVPMTGSKRLALYSRGVGGVKFNIGRVRPDDINHLISQSNGDFNNFSFDNYNFNEYNITEQYAEKTTVAPAEAGAPSWFSFDFSRYLSSIPSKNLRYGLFVFSAEGDTERTRRFKDRRLILVSDLGFYVKKNYDGSNTVFVQSIGSGEAVSGAEVSVVGLNGNALLTANTGASGRVEFADVSGFQREKQPVAWVVRKGEDLSFMPYAAGGRSLDLSNFDTGGVMGATDPKKINAFLFSDRSIYRPGDSMHIGMILKSGDWSVNLERTPLVCAVVNPNGAEVFTKNLSASASGFQEIEWKTEDWAPTGEYTVSLYHLVDESKRKLAFLGSETVKVEEFLPDTLNIRASLAPSAAAGWIKPGAIEGRVTLRNLFGNAAAGNDVQASVSLRPGAQSFPAWKEYRFSDPWDDGKVYTESLGLIETDADGTCSFPIDLAKFEKATYRMTFFAEGFEKESGRSVRTEESVWISPLEYLVGWKADGDLGYINAESERTLSLIAVGPDAKALAVKGLTANIAEIKYISMLVKQPNGEYKYQSVKKSEPVESFPVEIAADGLSWAIPTSRQGDFELTLSGVDGLEYAKIAWSVIGGKNIQRSLDRTAELDVKLDRADYRNGDYVRLFIKAPYAGSGLITIERDRVYTHAWFSSKGNSTVQSILVPEGIEGNAYVTVTWARSISSDEIFMSPLCYASVPFSVSRDKRTNRITLGLPETMRPGEDLKIDYSTSSTGKIAIMAVDEGILQVGRHKTPDPLSFFFRKRALEVGTQQIMDLVLPEFNILRTIGAVGGDAMAEELGRNLNPFKRRKNVPVAYWSGIVDSGPETRSLVYRVPDWFNGTVRVMAVAVSGDTIGSAEQKLTVKAPFVVVPNMPVMAAPGDEFGVSVTVTNTVDGSGSGAKVRLTAHPESGLAVAGETSFDLAIPEGGDETVSFRVKALDVCGNAEIVFTASGAGETSSAAASLSVRPAVPYRTSVITGVVRGGTERVKLERRVRDEFAVRDASVSYLPTGLAKGLWFYLENYPYMCSEQIASATWPFLYPNLVKELGLNPEEARSKIDAAVSVLQSRLREDGTIGVWTSESATELYLNNYCTLFLIDARDHGYYVSDTLYNAALRGVAQVANSSDTGWYALANRSFACYLLARSGTIATPYIEKLRKDMKADKDAAEGYAGLFLAGTSAILRQDLEAGRLLSAVKKELRNPEDSLYADSLCYRSVYLDITARHFPARLKDIGPELLEAIAADLSHKQASSLSANHALMAIESYLDRMPSAESGSVTVDWLDADKARSSLELAGDILRSAAYPPNAAELEIENRGKQPLFYQATTAGFDETLPSSEVKEGLEILREFVDAKGAKLTSIKTGDEVRVKISLRTTNGKTVRDVAIVDLLPAGFEPDIASVRQPSLASTWKPDYTDIREDRVVFYGTVEGGLKTLVYSVRAVNPGKFAVPPLFAEAMYDRSVTAYKSQPPIEIGAR; from the coding sequence ATGTCAGATACAGAAAAAAACAAACGGAAAAAAATCAACCTGTCCCTCGTTTTCGGAACCTGGACTCCGCCTCCCTACATCAGGTTTCTTTCAAACGGCGTTTCCCGCGCATTCGGCGCCGCCGGAAAATTTCTGGTCCGAAACCGGAAGGCAGGCTTCGGCATCGCAGCCGCGCTCGCCTTTCTCGCGGCCGGCTTTTTCGCTTTTTCCCTGTGGCAGTCGAGACAGCCGAAACTGATGGAAATTTCGTGCGAGGTCGACGGTCCCGATACCCGAACCGACTGGGACGATCCGGTGCCCGCGGCGTATTTCTCTTTTTCCGGCTCCGCCGTGCCCGCGGGTGAAGAGGGGAACACGGTCGAAGACGGCATAACGCTTACTCCCGATCTCCCGGGAGTCTGGACCTGGGTAAGCGACAGCATGCTGTCCTTCCGTCCAGACCAGGATTGGCCTGTCGGTCAGACATTCAAAGTCGAGTTCGCCAAGAATTATTTTCCCGATCACTTTAAAATAACCCGGACAGTCGAGTTCTCGACCGAAGAATTCAGAATCTCCGTCCGCGACTGCGAATTCCATATCGATCCTGAAAACGCCGAGGTGAAGCGGGTGCTGGCCACCGTCAGCGCGAACTGGCCGCTCGATCCTGAAACAGTCGAAAAAAACATCGTCATCAAGCCGGACATGAAGGCCGACTCGGGTACGCTCGCGAACCGCGAATACCGCGCGAGCGTTTCCTACGACAAGGACCGGCTGAACGCGTATATCGTTTCCGAACCGGTCGGCATGCCCGTCGACTCCGTCACGATGACGGTCTCCGCGAAGAAAGGCATCGCTTCGTCCTTCGGAGGAAATAAAACCGCGGAGGACTCTCAGGCCAGTACGACCATACCCGGCATGGTCGGCTTCATGGAAATATATTCCATAGAAACCGCTTTGGTGAAAACTCCGGAGGAACGCTACCGGAGAGTGATCGTTTTGTCGGGAAACGGCGCGGTTTCCGCGAAGGAAATCGCGAAGCGGACCCGCGCATGGATTCTGCCCGTCGACCGTCCCGATCTTCCCGGCATCAAGGGCGAAAAGAATTCTTCCTGGGGCATGATCGATCTCGTCACCCAATCAGTGCTCGATGTTTCGGAACCTCTCGAACTCGTGCCGCAGCCGAATGCGCTGGAAAACAACGAGGTCAACAGCTTCTCGTTCGAAGCTCCGGCAGGACGCCATGTGTTCGTCCGCGTGGACGACGGCCTCGAATTCTACGGTTCGTATCGGCAAAAAGGAGAGCGTAAATCGCTTTTCCGGGTCGAAGAATTCCCCCGCGAAATTCGCATCCTGTCGGAAGGCTCTATCGTGCCGATGACTGGAAGCAAGCGGCTTGCGCTGTATTCGCGCGGCGTCGGCGGCGTTAAATTCAACATCGGCCGCGTCAGGCCGGACGACATCAACCATCTCATTTCGCAGTCGAACGGAGACTTCAACAATTTCAGTTTCGACAACTATAATTTCAACGAATACAATATTACCGAACAGTACGCGGAAAAAACAACCGTTGCTCCCGCCGAGGCCGGCGCCCCGTCGTGGTTCTCCTTCGACTTTTCGCGCTACCTTTCCTCGATACCTTCGAAGAATCTCCGCTACGGCCTCTTCGTGTTCTCCGCCGAAGGAGACACGGAGAGAACCCGCCGTTTCAAGGACCGCAGGCTCATCCTGGTCAGCGATCTGGGCTTCTATGTTAAAAAGAACTACGACGGATCGAATACCGTATTCGTGCAGTCGATCGGCTCGGGCGAAGCGGTTTCGGGAGCGGAAGTCTCCGTCGTAGGACTCAACGGGAACGCCCTCCTTACGGCGAACACCGGCGCTTCAGGCCGCGTCGAGTTCGCGGACGTATCCGGCTTTCAGCGCGAAAAGCAGCCGGTCGCCTGGGTTGTGCGCAAGGGAGAAGACCTTTCGTTCATGCCCTATGCCGCCGGCGGGCGCAGCCTCGATCTGTCGAATTTCGACACCGGCGGCGTCATGGGAGCGACCGACCCGAAGAAAATAAACGCCTTTCTTTTTTCGGACCGGAGCATCTACCGGCCCGGCGACTCCATGCATATCGGCATGATCCTCAAATCGGGAGACTGGAGCGTCAATCTTGAGCGCACTCCGCTCGTGTGCGCCGTCGTCAATCCGAACGGCGCCGAGGTGTTCACGAAAAATCTTTCGGCCTCGGCCTCGGGCTTTCAGGAAATCGAATGGAAGACGGAAGACTGGGCTCCGACCGGCGAATACACCGTGTCCCTCTATCATCTTGTCGACGAATCGAAACGCAAGCTCGCGTTTCTCGGCTCTGAAACCGTAAAGGTAGAAGAATTTCTCCCGGACACCCTGAACATTCGGGCGAGCCTTGCTCCGTCCGCCGCCGCCGGCTGGATCAAGCCGGGAGCGATCGAAGGCAGGGTGACGCTGAGAAATCTCTTCGGCAACGCCGCCGCCGGCAACGATGTTCAGGCGAGCGTCAGCTTGCGGCCCGGCGCTCAGTCGTTCCCGGCATGGAAAGAGTACCGCTTCTCCGATCCCTGGGACGACGGAAAAGTCTACACCGAATCGCTCGGCTTAATCGAAACCGACGCTGACGGAACCTGTTCGTTCCCGATAGATCTCGCGAAATTCGAAAAGGCAACCTACCGCATGACCTTTTTCGCGGAAGGTTTTGAAAAGGAGTCCGGCCGTTCTGTGAGAACCGAAGAATCCGTCTGGATTTCTCCCCTCGAATATCTCGTCGGCTGGAAGGCCGACGGAGATCTCGGCTATATCAACGCGGAAAGCGAACGGACGCTCTCCCTCATCGCCGTCGGTCCGGACGCGAAGGCGCTGGCTGTCAAGGGCTTGACCGCGAACATCGCGGAAATAAAATATATTTCCATGCTCGTCAAGCAGCCCAACGGCGAGTATAAATACCAATCGGTAAAGAAGAGCGAACCGGTTGAGTCCTTCCCGGTAGAAATCGCCGCCGACGGCCTTTCATGGGCTATCCCCACGTCCAGACAGGGAGATTTCGAGCTTACCCTCTCCGGAGTCGACGGCCTCGAATACGCGAAAATCGCCTGGTCGGTAATCGGCGGCAAGAATATCCAGCGCAGCCTCGACAGGACCGCCGAACTGGACGTTAAACTCGACCGCGCGGATTACCGCAACGGCGACTACGTGCGACTGTTCATCAAAGCTCCGTACGCGGGATCCGGCCTCATCACGATCGAGCGCGACCGGGTGTATACCCACGCCTGGTTCTCTTCGAAGGGAAACTCGACCGTTCAGAGCATTCTCGTTCCCGAGGGGATAGAGGGCAATGCCTATGTGACCGTTACCTGGGCCCGTTCGATTTCCTCGGATGAAATTTTCATGAGTCCGCTCTGTTACGCGAGCGTTCCGTTCTCCGTGAGCCGTGACAAGCGCACGAACCGCATTACGCTCGGACTGCCCGAGACCATGCGCCCCGGCGAGGACCTGAAAATCGACTATTCGACTTCTTCGACAGGAAAAATCGCGATCATGGCTGTCGACGAAGGCATCCTGCAGGTCGGCCGCCACAAGACACCCGATCCCCTTTCCTTCTTCTTCCGCAAGCGGGCCCTCGAAGTGGGCACTCAGCAGATCATGGATCTCGTGCTTCCCGAGTTCAACATCCTGCGCACCATCGGCGCGGTCGGGGGAGACGCCATGGCGGAAGAACTCGGCAGAAACCTCAATCCCTTCAAGCGCAGAAAGAACGTTCCCGTCGCCTACTGGTCGGGGATCGTCGATTCAGGGCCCGAGACACGCTCTCTCGTCTATCGCGTTCCCGACTGGTTCAACGGCACCGTGCGCGTCATGGCGGTGGCCGTCTCCGGCGACACCATCGGTTCAGCTGAGCAGAAACTCACCGTGAAGGCTCCCTTCGTCGTCGTGCCGAACATGCCGGTCATGGCGGCTCCGGGCGACGAGTTCGGCGTATCCGTTACCGTTACGAATACGGTCGACGGTTCGGGAAGCGGAGCGAAGGTTCGGCTTACGGCCCACCCTGAATCCGGACTCGCCGTCGCAGGAGAAACGTCCTTCGACCTCGCGATTCCCGAAGGCGGGGACGAGACCGTTTCGTTCCGCGTCAAAGCCCTCGACGTCTGCGGAAACGCGGAAATCGTCTTTACCGCCTCCGGCGCCGGAGAAACTTCGAGCGCCGCGGCCTCTCTCAGCGTACGGCCTGCGGTGCCCTACCGGACCAGCGTGATTACCGGAGTAGTCCGCGGCGGCACAGAGCGGGTCAAGCTCGAACGCAGAGTGCGCGACGAATTCGCCGTACGGGACGCCAGCGTTTCGTATCTGCCGACGGGTCTCGCGAAAGGACTGTGGTTCTATCTGGAAAACTATCCGTACATGTGTTCGGAGCAGATCGCGAGCGCGACCTGGCCCTTCCTGTATCCGAACCTCGTGAAAGAGCTCGGCCTTAATCCGGAAGAGGCGCGGTCGAAGATCGACGCGGCCGTCTCCGTTCTGCAGTCCCGCCTCCGCGAGGACGGCACCATCGGCGTGTGGACGTCGGAATCTGCGACGGAGCTGTATCTCAACAACTACTGCACGCTCTTCCTCATCGATGCGCGGGACCACGGCTACTACGTCAGCGACACGCTGTACAACGCCGCGCTCAGGGGCGTAGCTCAGGTCGCGAATTCGAGCGATACCGGCTGGTATGCCCTTGCGAACCGTTCGTTCGCCTGTTATCTGCTCGCGCGGAGCGGCACCATCGCGACCCCGTATATTGAAAAACTGCGCAAGGACATGAAGGCCGACAAGGACGCTGCCGAAGGATACGCCGGTCTCTTCCTCGCCGGAACCTCCGCGATTCTCCGGCAGGATCTCGAAGCGGGCCGTCTGTTGTCCGCAGTCAAAAAAGAACTCCGCAACCCGGAAGATTCGCTGTATGCCGATTCCCTGTGCTACCGGTCCGTTTATCTTGATATCACGGCTCGCCACTTCCCCGCGCGTCTGAAAGACATCGGTCCTGAACTTCTGGAGGCGATCGCGGCGGATCTTTCGCATAAACAAGCCTCTTCGCTTTCCGCCAACCACGCCCTCATGGCGATCGAAAGCTATCTCGATCGGATGCCTTCGGCCGAAAGCGGCTCGGTAACCGTCGATTGGCTCGACGCCGACAAGGCGCGATCCTCTCTGGAGCTTGCCGGGGACATTCTGCGCAGCGCCGCCTATCCGCCGAACGCAGCCGAGCTGGAAATCGAGAACCGAGGAAAGCAGCCGCTCTTTTATCAGGCGACGACCGCCGGCTTCGACGAAACCCTGCCTTCTTCCGAGGTGAAAGAAGGCCTCGAAATTCTCCGCGAGTTCGTCGACGCGAAGGGAGCAAAGCTGACTTCGATTAAAACCGGCGACGAAGTGCGCGTAAAGATCAGCCTGCGCACGACGAACGGAAAAACCGTCCGGGACGTGGCGATTGTTGATCTATTGCCCGCCGGCTTCGAGCCCGACATCGCCTCCGTCAGGCAACCGTCGCTCGCTTCGACCTGGAAACCCGACTATACCGATATTCGCGAGGATCGGGTTGTCTTCTACGGCACCGTCGAGGGCGGCCTCAAAACCCTCGTCTATTCTGTTCGCGCGGTTAATCCTGGAAAGTTCGCCGTTCCTCCGCTGTTCGCCGAAGCAATGTACGACCGGTCTGTGACGGCGTACAAGAGCCAGCCGCCGATTGAAATCGGTGCGCGCTGA
- the pbpC gene encoding penicillin-binding protein 1C, which translates to MRADSHSKGIRKRDPARRDPARRDPARRGFPFAPRRAARVAVFAAAFCALIATAFVARERISGDILKNTAFSRAYADRDGALLRVFPSADGQYRIRTRVADFPPAFVDAILLQEDRFFYAHPGVNPVSLVRAARETWLRKSRRMGASTITMQVVRLAYGIKTDTVSGKLRQIASALAMDLCYSKKSILEAYLNLAPVGGNIEGFQTGSWFYFGKPASALDLSELLILAVLPQDPVDRRPRSGFVPEETLAARNALFDSWIRDHPEDADSRFALDLPVRAVCAFPFSAPHFAERAYREQRSAEAGSFPGKRGAPSTSGLVRTTLDSGMQKTAERELERWIERNRAIGVSNGAVLVADRSSMEIRASAGSARWSDDAISGQVDGTLSKRSPGSTLKPFVYALALDRGLVHPATMLKDTPTGFNEYTPDNFRGDFAGPVSAQKALTDSRNIPAISLARDLLEGKGGPRDDDLYGLLERAGVSGLKGRDYYGLSLVLGSAELTMNELAGLYGALANGGRFRTPSIFPARSASDGQPLFTGEAAFITLRMLESNELPVASRSLTAADVPVAYKTGTSIGFKDAWSVAVAGPFVIAVWIGNFDGQGNSAFLGRSMAAPLLFNIADALLAALPPEERLFAEPYPENVSRVEVCPVSGALPGPDCPKTVSSWYIPGVSPIAACRIHRAINIDTRTGYRTDAGEGGPVVREVREFWPSDLLSLFAEAGLPRLSPPPYEPGSSGSDSRGAGFPPDIISPLANTAYVIRSGGESRRTLVLHAACDADSSELFWFADSVFVGRAEPGRKLFWLPAAGTHLVTAVDSNGRSSSVRITVSAGE; encoded by the coding sequence GTGCGCGCTGATTCCCATAGCAAGGGGATTCGCAAACGCGATCCCGCGCGACGCGACCCCGCGCGACGCGACCCCGCGCGGCGCGGCTTTCCGTTTGCGCCGCGTCGAGCGGCTCGCGTCGCGGTTTTCGCCGCGGCGTTCTGCGCGCTCATTGCAACCGCATTCGTCGCGCGCGAACGCATCTCCGGCGATATTCTGAAAAACACCGCGTTCTCGCGCGCGTACGCTGACCGGGACGGCGCTCTGCTGCGCGTGTTTCCTTCGGCGGACGGCCAATATCGCATACGGACGCGGGTCGCGGATTTTCCGCCGGCATTCGTGGACGCGATTCTCCTGCAGGAGGATCGCTTTTTTTACGCGCATCCGGGCGTGAATCCCGTATCCCTTGTTCGCGCCGCCCGCGAAACCTGGCTACGCAAAAGCAGGCGCATGGGAGCGTCGACCATCACGATGCAGGTCGTCCGTCTCGCGTACGGCATCAAAACGGATACGGTTTCCGGGAAACTCAGGCAGATCGCATCGGCCCTTGCCATGGATCTCTGCTACAGCAAAAAAAGCATACTCGAGGCCTATCTCAATCTCGCGCCGGTCGGCGGAAACATCGAGGGCTTTCAGACAGGCTCCTGGTTCTACTTCGGAAAACCAGCGTCTGCCCTGGACCTCTCGGAACTTCTCATCCTTGCGGTGCTCCCGCAGGATCCGGTCGACCGCAGGCCGCGCAGCGGGTTCGTTCCGGAAGAAACCCTCGCCGCCCGGAACGCTCTTTTCGACTCCTGGATTCGCGATCATCCTGAAGACGCCGATTCCCGGTTCGCACTCGATTTGCCCGTCCGCGCGGTCTGCGCCTTTCCGTTTTCCGCTCCGCACTTCGCGGAACGAGCGTATCGGGAACAGCGCTCCGCGGAAGCCGGCTCTTTTCCGGGAAAGCGGGGAGCGCCTTCGACTTCCGGCCTGGTTCGAACCACCCTCGATTCAGGCATGCAGAAGACTGCTGAACGCGAGCTTGAACGCTGGATCGAGCGCAATAGAGCGATCGGAGTTTCGAACGGAGCGGTGCTTGTAGCGGATCGTTCGTCGATGGAAATAAGGGCGTCGGCCGGTTCGGCCCGATGGTCCGACGACGCGATTTCAGGACAGGTCGACGGAACGCTTTCCAAGCGTTCTCCCGGTTCGACCCTGAAGCCCTTTGTGTACGCCCTGGCTCTCGACCGCGGACTCGTTCATCCGGCGACAATGCTCAAAGACACGCCGACGGGTTTTAACGAATATACTCCGGATAATTTCCGCGGCGATTTCGCCGGACCGGTGAGCGCTCAAAAGGCTCTGACCGACAGCAGGAATATTCCGGCTATCTCTCTTGCCCGTGATTTGCTTGAAGGAAAAGGCGGTCCGCGCGACGACGACCTCTACGGATTGCTCGAACGCGCCGGCGTTTCCGGATTGAAGGGGAGGGACTACTACGGCCTGTCTCTCGTCCTCGGCAGCGCCGAGCTTACGATGAACGAACTGGCCGGTCTGTACGGAGCGCTCGCGAACGGCGGCAGATTCAGAACCCCGTCAATATTTCCGGCTCGCAGCGCTTCGGACGGACAACCTCTTTTTACCGGAGAAGCGGCCTTCATCACGTTGAGGATGCTCGAGAGCAACGAACTTCCCGTCGCCTCGAGGTCGCTCACCGCCGCTGACGTTCCGGTAGCGTACAAGACCGGCACATCGATTGGATTCAAGGACGCCTGGAGCGTCGCGGTCGCCGGTCCCTTCGTTATCGCGGTATGGATCGGCAATTTCGACGGGCAGGGGAATTCAGCCTTTTTGGGCCGCAGCATGGCGGCGCCTCTATTGTTCAACATCGCAGACGCCCTGCTCGCCGCCCTGCCTCCGGAAGAAAGGTTGTTCGCCGAGCCCTATCCTGAAAATGTTTCGCGAGTCGAGGTATGCCCCGTATCGGGCGCTCTTCCGGGTCCCGATTGCCCGAAAACTGTTTCTTCCTGGTACATCCCCGGCGTTTCGCCCATTGCCGCATGCAGGATTCACCGGGCGATCAATATCGATACGCGGACCGGCTACAGAACCGACGCCGGGGAAGGCGGGCCGGTTGTCCGCGAAGTCCGCGAATTCTGGCCGAGCGACCTTCTGTCCCTCTTCGCCGAAGCCGGCCTCCCGCGGCTTTCTCCTCCTCCCTACGAACCCGGCTCTTCCGGATCAGACTCGCGAGGCGCGGGCTTCCCCCCCGATATTATTTCTCCGCTGGCTAATACCGCCTACGTGATCCGTTCGGGAGGCGAATCTCGAAGAACGCTCGTCCTCCATGCGGCCTGCGACGCAGACTCTTCGGAACTGTTCTGGTTCGCCGATTCCGTCTTCGTCGGCCGCGCGGAGCCGGGCCGAAAACTGTTCTGGCTTCCGGCCGCCGGAACGCATCTGGTTACCGCGGTCGACTCGAACGGACGTTCGTCGAGCGTAAGAATAACTGTCAGCGCGGGAGAATGA